In one window of Vibrio sp. DW001 DNA:
- a CDS encoding glycosyltransferase, producing the protein MTNILHIYRTCYPETQGGIEQVIKSLSKGLVELGQSVRILALSDKNKTIHYQGAEVIFFQRDFSIKSNCFSFSMFCNIKSHFEWADVVNFHYPWPSGDLLVPLINSNKPIVVTYHSDIIRQKLLKSVYSPLEKYFLNRADALVPTSKNYLESSETLANYKSKCSVIPLGVDFSEYDAVDAEVKVEMRDKVGSGFFLFVGVLRYYKGLQYLLEAAKMTGHQVVIAGKGPEEIRLKEYTEANHLTNVIFLGFVSEKEKNALLSLSKCFVFPSFVRTEAFGVSLIEALYHGKPIISCDISTGTSFVNEHLSTGYVIAPADSRALAKAMSDMEGDERYQEYSVNAKARALSLFSYKKMTGSYQELYGTLLARK; encoded by the coding sequence ATGACTAATATCTTACACATTTACAGAACATGTTACCCAGAAACACAGGGCGGCATCGAGCAAGTCATCAAGAGTTTATCTAAGGGGCTTGTTGAACTTGGTCAGAGCGTACGGATACTAGCTCTCTCTGATAAAAATAAAACGATCCACTATCAGGGAGCAGAAGTTATTTTCTTCCAGAGGGATTTCTCTATTAAGTCCAATTGTTTTTCATTTTCGATGTTTTGTAATATCAAGTCTCATTTTGAATGGGCAGATGTGGTTAACTTTCATTATCCTTGGCCATCTGGTGATTTGCTCGTTCCATTGATAAACTCGAACAAACCAATAGTGGTTACTTATCATTCAGATATAATTAGACAAAAGCTCCTAAAGTCAGTTTATAGTCCGCTAGAAAAGTACTTTTTAAATAGAGCTGATGCACTGGTGCCAACCAGCAAAAACTATCTAGAATCGAGTGAAACGTTAGCTAATTACAAGAGCAAATGTTCGGTTATCCCGCTTGGTGTTGATTTTTCTGAATATGATGCTGTTGACGCTGAAGTTAAGGTGGAAATGAGAGATAAAGTTGGTAGTGGCTTTTTCTTGTTTGTCGGGGTTCTTCGTTATTATAAGGGGTTACAGTACTTGCTAGAAGCTGCAAAAATGACCGGACATCAAGTGGTTATTGCGGGTAAGGGCCCTGAAGAGATACGGCTTAAGGAATATACGGAAGCTAACCATCTGACGAATGTTATTTTTTTAGGTTTTGTTTCCGAGAAGGAAAAGAATGCATTACTGTCATTGTCCAAGTGTTTTGTTTTTCCTTCTTTTGTAAGAACAGAAGCTTTTGGAGTATCACTTATAGAAGCGTTATATCACGGAAAACCTATTATATCTTGTGATATATCAACGGGCACATCGTTTGTAAACGAGCATTTGTCGACTGGATACGTTATAGCTCCTGCTGACTCTCGAGCGTTGGCAAAAGCAATGTCAGATATGGAAGGGGATGAGAGATATCAGGAATACAGTGTAAATGCCAAAGCTAGGGCTTTATCATTGTTCTCCTATAAAAAAATGACAGGTAGTTATCAGGAGCTCTATGGGACCCTCCTTGCTCGAAAATAA